ATCGTCTTGCCGAGCCAGTTTGATGAGGCTTTCCGCATTCCTCGAAGCATGGGTCCAACTTGTTTTGCAGGAGGGGAACCGGGTTGTGCCCAAATGGGGGAGCTCTAGCCGAAGCTGATGTCCCGCAGCAGGGCGTCACCGAATTGAAAAGCCATCATAAAGTGGCGGCCATTCCCCCGCAACCTTGTGCTCGCGGCCGGATTGAAGCGGTTAATCGCCGCGCAGCCGGGGCGACGCCGCTCTCTGGAAGTCCGCCACGGCCTCTGCTAGCGCATGGGGACGCTTGATCGATGGGAATCCTGACATGACCAATGCCCTCCGGCCGCTGATCGCCGGCAACTGGAAAATGAACGGCCTGAAATCCTCCATGGCCGAGTTCGAGGCTGTCCTGGCGGGGGCCGGCGACCTCGCCGGAAAGGCCGACCTCCTGGTCTGCCCGCCCGCGACGCTGGTCGGGGCCTTTGCCGACAAGGCGCGTGGCGGAAAGGTCGCCGTCGGTGCCCAGGATTGCCATCCCAAGCCGTCCGGGGCCCACACCGGCGACCTGTCGGCGGAAATGTTTGGAGATCTCGGCGCCGTCGCGATCATTGTCGGCCATTCCGAGCGCCGCGCCGACCACGGCGAGACCGATGCACTGGTCCGCCAGAAGGCGGAGGCCGCGTGGCGGGCGGGCCTGACCGCGATCGTCTGCATCGGCGAGACGCGCGAGCAGCGCGACGCCGGCAAGACGCTCGATATCTGCGGCACCCAGCTCAAGGGCTCGCTGCCTGACGGATCGACCTCGGCCAATTTGGTGGTGGCCTATGAGCCGGTCTGGGCGATCGGGACTGGCCTCACTCCGACCGCCAAGGATGTCGAGGACGTTCACAGGTTTATTCGCGGTGTGCTCACCGATCGCTTCAAGGGCGAGGGCGAGAAGATCCGGATTCTCTATGGTGGTTCGGTCAAGCCGTCGAACGCCGCGGAGCTGATGGCCGTCGCCAATGTCAACGGCGCGCTGGTCGGCGGCGCCAGCCTGAAGGCGTCCGACTTCCTCGCGATCGCGGCAGGCTGTTAGGCGGCACGCGCCGGATACTGACCTCTCTTACCGTCACCCCGCGCAAAGGCTTTGCCTTTGTCGGTGGAGGAGCGCGGATCGCGCGCGTCGCCGATCCGCTTCCAATAGATCATCGTGCCGGTGAGGCCGCCATGCGGCTTCAGAGCGTAATCCGGAATGATGCCGCTGAGCTGAAATCCGAGGCGCTCATACAGCGGGGCAGCGCCGTCCTCGACGGCGGTGTCGAGCACGAGCAGGGTACGCCCGTGCGCGACCGCAAGCTGTTCGGCGGCGCGCATCAAGGCCGTCGCCACGCCGCGATGGCGATGGCTGAGGCGCGTCATCATCTTGGCGATCTCCGCGCGATGCGGCTGGTTGGGCGGCAGCTTCAATAGTAGCGTCACGGTGCCGATCAGCGCCTCGCCGTCGAATGCGCCGAGCACGACGCGCTCGCCGCGTGCGGCGGAGCCGAGCGAATCCCTCCAGAACGCGCAGGCGTCATCCAACGGCAGCGGATGCATGAAGCTCACCGAGCCGCCGCTGGCGACGGTTTCGACAAGCAATTCGCCGAGCGCGCTTCGGATTGGCGGCGCATCATCGAGCGGCTTGATGGCAAAGGTCGACATGTATCAGCTCCGGGCCAGGGCCACGACATAGGTGCACCCGGCGTTGGTCTCGTTGGCAAAGGTCGTGTCTGCCGGCGGACCGAAGCCGAGGCAATCGCCGGTGGCGAGCTCATGGCGGGTGCCGCCTTCGGTGATGACGAGGCTGCCGCTCAGCACCCAGACCAGCTGGCGGATATGGGCGTAGGAGGAGGCGGGCAGGGTGACGGCCTGCTTCGGCGGCAGCTCGACCCGCACGAGCTCGACCGGATGGTCGGGGCGGCTGAACACCTGGCGGCGCAGATAGCCGGTTTCCGGGTCGCGCCAGACGGCTTGCGTGGTGGCGCGCGACAGCCGCTCGCCCTGGCCCTCGGCCCGCAGCATCAGCCCTGCCAGCGTGAGATCGAAGGCGGCAGCGAGCCGCACCAGCACCACCGCGGTCGGGCTGACCTCAGCGCGCTCGATCTTGCTGATGGTGGCCTTGGAGACGCCGGAGCATTCGGCGAGCTCGGCCAGCGACCAGCCGCGGCCGTCGCGCTCGAGCCTGATGCGCTGCGCCAGGCGCTGGCTCAGGTCGTCTACCAAAGTATCCATATGTCTATTATAATGGAATTTTCCGATCCCGATCAAGCCTTCGGGCGCAGCGGTCCGGATCGCTTGTGATCGTCAATCCTGCGACTATCTCGGGGGTGACAATGCCCGGTGCAATCGTGTAACAGGGCGCGACTTCACGAAAACCCGTAAAGCCGATAGCGCCGATTGTCCCGGCCGCTTCCGGGCTTGTGACGGAAGGCTCGCAATGCAGACTGTTGCTATCGTCATTCACCTCATGATCGTCGCCGTGCTGATCGGCGCCGTGCTGCTGCAAAAATCGGAAGGTGGCGGCCTCGGCATGGGGGGCGGCGCCGGCTTCATGTCGAGCCGCGGCACCGCGAATCTGCTGACCCGGACCACGGCGGTGCTGGCGGTCGGCTTCTTCGTCACCAGCCTGTTCCTGTCCTGGTACGCAGGCTATGACCGCAAGCCGAGCTCGATCATCGGCACCGGGGCGCCGGCGCAGTCGCAGCAGCCGGCTACGCCGTCGGCTCCGATCAGCACGCCGACCTCCGGCGGCATCCTCGATTCGCTGAAGAAGGCGGACGAGCAGCAGGGCCAGCACGCCCCGGCTGGTCCGCAGGCGCCGCGGTCGCAATAAAGCAGGGTGGCCATGCAGGATGACGCTCTGGCACCCTGCATCAAAAATCCCCATCAATGCTCTGAAATCGCTTTCAATTTAACGTCACCCACAACCCGGTAGATTGTTTGCCGGGAGCAGGCGATTCGTTTTGCGAATCGCAGGAGTCGGATTAAAGGTAAAGTCCCATGGCGCGGTACATCTTCATCACCGGCGGCGTGGTTTCTTCGCTCGGAAAGGGTCTGGCTTCAGCGGCGCTCGGCGCACTGTTGCAGGCTCGCGGGTACAAGGTCCGCCTCCGCAAGCTCGACCCCTATCTCAACCTCGATCCCGGAACGATGTCGCCGTATCAGCACGGCGAAGTGTTCGTGACCGATGACGGCGCCGAGACCGATCTCGATCTCGGCCATTATGAGCGCTTCACCGGGCGGCCGGCCACCAAGGCCGACAACATCACCACCGGGCGCATCTATCAGGACATCATCTCCAAGGAACGCCGCGGCGACTATCTCGGCGCCACCATCCAGGTGGTCCCGCACGTCACCAACGCGATCAAGGAATTCGTGCTCGACGGCAATGACGGGTACGACTTCGTGCTCGTCGAGATCGGCGGCACGGTCGGCGACATCGAGGGCTTGCCGTTCTTCGAGGCGATCCGCCAGCTCAAGAACGAGTTGCCGCGGGACCATGCGGTCTACATTCACCTGACGCTTTTGCCGTACATTCCAAGTGCCGGCGAACTCAAGACAAAACCGACGCAGCACTCGGTGAAGGAGCTGCGCTCGATCGGCATCCAGCCGGACATCCTGCTGTGCCGCACCGACCGACAAATCCCGAAGGAAGAGCGGCGCAAGCTCGGCCTGTTCTGTAACGTGCGCGAGAGCGCCGTGATCGAGGCGCGCGACGTCGACAACATCTACGCGGTGCCCGAGGCCTATCATGCCGCCGGCCTCGACGACGAGGTGCTGGCCGCGTTCGGCATCACCGCCAAGGTCCCGCCGGCGCTGCAGAGCTGGAACGTCATCAACGAGCGCATCCGCAACCCGGAAGGCGCGGTGACGATTGCCGTGGTCGGCAAGTACACCGGCATGAAGGACGCCTACAAATCGCTGATCGAGGCGCTCTCGCACGGCGGCATCGCCAACAAGGTGAAGGTCAATCTCGACTGGATCGAGAGCGAGGTGTTCGAGAACGAAGACCCGGCGCCTTTCCTTGAGCACGTCAACGGCATTTTGGTACCCGGCGGCTTCGGCCAGCGCGGCGCTGAGGGCAAGATCCGCGCGGCGCAGTTCGCGCGTGAGCGCGACGTGCCGTATTTCGGCATCTGCTTCGGCATGCAGATGGCCGTGATCGAGGCGGCGCGCAATCTGGTCGGCATCGAGGAAGCCAACTCGACCGAGTTCGGCCCGACCAAGGAGCCGCTGGTCGGCCTGATGACGGAATGGCTGCGCGGCAACGAGCTCGAGAAGCGGTCGCAGAGCGGCGACCTCGGCGGCACCATGCGGCTCGGCGCGTATCCCGCGGCGCTGACGCGTGGCAGCCGCGTCTCGCAGGTCTATGGCGGCGCGACCGAGATCTCCGAGCGGCATCGCCATCGCTACGAGGTCAACACCGCCTACAAGAACCGGCTCGAACAGCACGGCCTGCGCTTCTCAGGCATGTCGCCTGACGGCGTGCTGCCGGAGATCGTCGAGTACGAGGACCACCCGTGGTTCATCGGCGTCCAGTTCCATCCAGAACTGAAGTCGCGGCCGTTCGAGCCGCACCCGCTGTTCGCATCCTTTATTCAGGCCGCACTGGTGCAGAGCCGGCTGATGTAGCCGCTCGCCGGTGCGCGACTTGCGTTTGCGCTCAGACCGCCGTGATGCAGTCGCGATCGGCCTGACGTTTGTCCTCATCCCGCGTAGCACCTGAGTTCGCCGCCGGCGTGACCTCGCGGGCCATCAGCCGCGATTGCGGACGTCGCGTCAGCCGGTAGACCGCGGCGGGCGGCACGTTGAGGAGCGCGCGATCGACCAGCGTGGCGCGCAGGCCGAGCCGGTCGAGGATCGGCCGCGGCACCGGGCAGCGCATGCCGTAGGTGAATTGATAGAACGCGCCGCCGGGGCGGAGATAGCTGAACGCGCCGCTGACGATCGAGATCACCTTGCGCGGCGACATGTTGAGTAGCGGCAGCCCGCTGATGACGGCGCCGACCGGCGCACCCCGGTACAGCCGCTCCGAGGCCAGCCGTGATGCGTCCATCCAGAGCACGCGGGCACCGGGAAAGCGAAGCTGCAGCAGCCGCATGAAATCCGAGCCGTACTCCACCAGCGTCAGATCCTGCTGGCGAACGCCGCGCTTCAGCAACTGATAGGTGAACGCGCCGGTTCCCGGACCAAGCTCCAGGATCGGTCCGGTGTCGGCGGTGATGTCGCGGGTGATCAGCTCGGCGAGTGCGGCACCTGACGGCGCGATCGCACCGACGCGGCCAGGCGCCGCCATCCAGGCCGTGAAGAAGGAGAGGAAGTCGTGTGACATGGGCATTCCCGGCAAAGTGTCGTCGCGCCTCGATTCGATCGCGAGGCGTGATCCGTTTTGCAGGGTCTGCATTGCGACAGCATTGCGTGATGGGCGTAGGACGTCACTTCGTGTTCGGAGCCTGAGGCAATGTCAGGCGAAAGCACGCGCCGCCGGTCGGGCCGTCGAGCACCGAAACGTCGCCGCCATGCAGCCGCGCGATCTCGCGCACCATGTTGAGCCCGAGGCCGGCGCCGCGATCGAGCGGCGCCAGGCGATAGAACGGATCGAAGATTAGCGTACGCTGGTCCGGTGGAATGCCATTACCCTCGTCGGTGACGTCGATCGTCGCGGGCCGGCCGACACGAACGGTGATGGCGCCGCGCCGGCCGCCGTGCTGGATCGCATTCTGCACCAGATTGGTCAGCGCACGCTCCAGCGCGGCGCGGTCGCCGAGCGTCTCGACGCGGTCGCCGTCGGTCTCGACCGACAGCTCGTAGCCGGCCGCGATTGCGAGCGGCGCGAGGTCCGCTGCGACGTTGCGCGCGATCGCGACGAGATCGACGTGTACAAACGGATTGCGGCACTGGTCGAAGCGCTGGATGTCGAGCAACTGCTCGGCCAGCGTGGCCAGACGCGCCGCATCCTCGATGAGCCGCGTCTTCTCGGGACCCGAGGGGAGCGACTCCAGGCGCGTGTTGAGGATCGCGATCGGCGTGCGCAATTCGTGCGCCGCGTCGGCGACGAAGCGCTGGTGCCGCGAATAGCCGTCATCGAGCCGCTTCAACGCGTCGTTAATGGCGGTGACCAGCGGCGCGACCTCGAGCGGCAAGTGGTCCGCCGACAGCCGGCTGCCGCGCTGGCGGAAATCGATCTGGCGCGCCTGGTCCGCCGTCGTGTCGAGGCCGGCGAAGGCGCGCCGCACCACGATCGGCGTCGCCACGAAGGTCGCGGCGGCCATCAGGAGCAGGCCGGTGATGACGAGGAAAGCCAGCGCGGTGGCGAGCACCGTCCTCGCACCCGTCATCGGCCCCTGCGTTGCCGTGAGCACCTGCACCGGGCCGGCGTCGGAATTGACACGCTTCAATCGCGCCGGCGGCTTGCGTGGATCGTCCTCGAACATCTGCCAGCCGAGCCGGGCCTGGCTAATCTGGTCGAGCGCGTCACCGATCCTGGCAAATTCGCTCGGCACCGCGCCTTCGGACAGTGAATGGCCTTGCCGGTCGCGCACCAGAAACCAGAGGTCGGGCGTGCTTTCGCGAAGCTCCTTCAGCTCCGCCGTCGGGCGCAGCAGCAGGCTGCCTTGCGCGTCACGTGCGAGCGCGCGTTGCACGATGGCGATGACGTGATCCTCGTCGCGCGGAACGACCAGCACGCCGGAGGCGCACAGCGCGCCGATCAGGACGACGACGAGCGCCGCAAGCAGCCCCGCCTGCAGCGTGACCAGCCGCCAGCTCAGTTGCGAGCGGAGGCAATAATGATCCGGCTGTTCGGTCATGAGGTCTGTTTGAGCAGATAGCCGACGCCGCGGATGCTGTGGATCTCGACGCCGGCATCGGCATCGGCAAGCTTTCGCCGCAGCCGCGAGACATGGGTATCGAGCGCGTTCGACTGGATCGCGTCGTCAAAATTGTAGACCGCTTCCTCCAGTGCCGGGCGCAGCACGGTGCGGCCCATGCGCCGCAGCAGCGCCTCCAGCACCAGCAGCTCGCGGCGCGGCAGCTCGAGTGGGCGGCCGCCGACGCTGACCTCGCGATGGCTAGTGTCGAAGGCGACGCGGCCGGCCCTGATGACGTCGAGCTGCAGGCTGGCGGGACGGCGCAGCACGGCGCGCAGCCGGGCCAGCAATTCCTCCACCGCGAAGGGCTTGGCCAGATAGTCGTCGGCGCCGCTGTCGAGACCTGCGACCCGATCGGCGAGATCGCCACGCGCGGTCAGCACGCCGTCGGCCCGGGCGCGCAGCTTCGGGATCAGCGCAAGCCCGTCGCCGTCGGGGAGCTGGCGGTCGAGCAGCACCGCGCCGTGTACGTCGGCGGAGATCGCCTCTTCGGCCTCGGCCAGGGTCGGCACATGGTCGACCACCATGTCGTAGCCCTTCAGCGCCTGCGACAGCGCCGCCGCCATCTCCGCCTCGTCTTCAACCAGCAATATCCGCATGTCCTCAAGGTCCAGACCTTCAACCGCATGTCCCGAACGGCCCGTTCTAGGGCCAGTAACATTGCCGCAGCATTGCGGGAAATGGTCCGGCTGCGGCGGGCAGGGGTGCCATGTTGCCACCCCTCAAGACAGCCGGGAACCCGCTCGCTATAACCGCCCGCGCAACACATCAGGGAGGATCGCCGATGATCTATGAGACCCGCGTCTATCGCTGCCTGCCGGGCCGGCTGCCGGCGCTGCTCAAGCGCTTCGAGACGATCACGCTCAAACTCTGGGACAAGCACGGCATCAGGCAGGCCGGGTTCTTCACGACGCTGGTCGGCGAATCCAACCAGGAGCTGACCTATCTGCTCGCCTGGGAGTCTCTTGCCGAGCGCGAGAAGAAGTGGACTGCGTTCCAGAACGATCCGGAATGGATCACTGCGCGCGCCAAGACCGAGGAGGACGGCCAGATCGTGCTCAACATCGTCAACCAGCTCCTGGTGCCGACGTCGTTTTCTGCGGTCAAGTAAGCTGGTGCTCAGGGACGAGTGCGACGCGATCCGATCGCGTCGCACTCCAATCCACAGAATCGCTAGTTCGCGCAACCCGATGTCTGATCGCCTTCGCGGACCATCGGCTTGCCGTTGATGAAGACGCCATGGCTGCCCGAGGTGGCCTTGCCGCCGCAATGCGTGCGGTCCCCGATGACGACAGCCGGCTTGCCGTTGATCAGGACGTTGGGCGCGCCTTCCACGAGCGGACCGCCATAGCTGGCGGTGTCGCCGCTGCGTGCGGCCGGCTTGCCGTTGATGGTGACGCCGGCGGCACCGCTCGTGACCACGCCGGGCTGGCTGCTGCTCTGCGCAAAGGCCAGTCCTGAGACCGTGGAAAAGGCGACTGTAGCTGCCGTCAGGAGCAATATGCGCATCCTTCCCTCATGGTATCGGTTCCAGAGCAAGCGTATAGGGGCGGTTGAGGCAGGATTGTGATAGCAGGGACAACCCACGGCGTCGGCGCAACCCCTTCATCGCGGGAGGTGACTTGATCCATCACGAACGAGATTGCATGGTCGCCGATCAAAAGGATGCTGCATTTTGACTAATCAGGTTTCCGCGCAGGCCGCCGCGCGCGTCGTTGCCGTCGGATCGGTCCAGTTTGGCAATGCGCTGCCGCTACAGATCATCGCCGGTCCCTGCCAGCTCGAGAGCCGGGCGCATGCGCTCGAAGTCGCCGCTGCGCTGAAGGAGATTGCCGCGAGGCTCAAGATCGGGCTGGTCTACAAGACCTCGTTCGACAAGGCCAATCGCACCAGCGCGTCCGCCGCGCGCGGCATCGGGCTGGCGCAGGCGCTGCCGATCTTCGCCGAGATCCGCGCTTCGCTCGGGTTGCCCGTGCTCACCGATGTGCATGAGCCGGGCCAGTGCGCCGAAGTGGCACAGGCGGTCGACGTGCTGCAAATCCCGGCCTTCCTGTGCCGGCAGACCGACTTGTTGCTGGCAGCGGCCGGGACCGGCAAGGTCGTCAACGTAAAGAAGGGCCAGTTCCTGGCGCCGTGGGACATGGCGAACGTGGTCGCCAAGATCACGGCCGCCGGCAACGCCAATGTGCTCGTCACCGAGCGCGGCGCGTCGTTCGGCTACAACACGCTGGTCTCCGACATGCGCGCGCTGCCGATCCTTGCGCGCACCACCGGCGCGCCGGTGATCTTCGACGCCACCCATTCGGTGCAGCAGCCGGGCGGGAAGGGCACCTCGTCGGGCGGCGAGCGCGAATTCGTGCCGGTGCTGGCGCGCGCGGCGGTTGCGGTCGGCGTCGCCGGCGTCTTCATCGAGACCCATCCGGATCCGGATCATGCGCCGTCGGATGGCCCGAACATGGTGCCGCTGCGCGATTTCGAATCCCTCGTCAGGCGATTGATGGCCTTCGACGCGCTGGCGAAGTCGACAGCCTGACAGGGCGGATGCAGAGGTGACCGCAACGAGCGGCATGCCGCCGGTCCTCAATGTCATCACGTTGGCGACGTTCGCCGCGAGCCTGTCGGTGCGTGCGCTCGATCCAGTGCTGCCGCACGTCGCCGAGGATTTCGGCGTCAGCATCGCGACCGCTGCGAGCTTTGCCGCGGTGTTCGCCTTCACCTTCGCGATCGTCCAGCCGGCGATCGGCGCCGCCGCCGACCTGTTCGGCAAGGCGCGGCTGATGACGATCTGCCTGATGCTGCTCGGCCTCGCCAACGTTCTCGGCGCGCTCTCGACGTCGTTTCCGATCCTGTTCGTGACCCGTGTGCTCGCCGGCATCGGTTCGGGCGGCGTGTTTCCGGTGGCGCTGTCGCTGACCAGCGATCTCGTCGGGCCCGACAAGCGGCAAATCGCGATCGGGCGGACGCTTGCGGGCTCGATGACGGGCAACCTGCTCGGTGCAACGGCTTCGGGGCTGATCGGCGATTTACTCGGCTGGCGCGGCGTGCTCGCCGTGCTCGGCGGTCTCGTGATCATCGTCGCGCTTGCAGTGGCCGCGGGCTTTCGCGGTGCCGCGCTGACCCATGCGCCGCGAACGAGCCTCACCACGCTCCGCCACGGCTACCGCACGATCTTCACCAACCCCAACGCGCGCTTCTGCTACTCGGCGGTCTTTATTGAAGGCTGCTGCGTGCTCGGGCTGTTTCCCTTCATCGCCTCGTTCCTGTTCCAGCTCGGCGAAACCTCGCTGTCGATCGCCGGCATCGTGATTGCCGGCTTCGCGATCGGCGGCCTGTTCTACACGCTGACGGTGTCGCGCCTGCTGCCGCGACTCGGTGTCAGAGGGATGATGGTCGTCGGCGCCACGCTGGTCGGGCTGCAGCTCGGCTTCGTCGCGTTCGGACCAAGCTGGAAGTTGCAGATGCTCGGCCTCCTGGTGATGGGGTGGGGCTTCTACATGATCCACGGCTGCCTGCAGGTATTCGCCAGCGAGTTGTCCGTCGAGGCGCGCGCCACGGCGCTGTCGCTGCATTCGTTCTTCTTTTTCATGGGGCAGACTGTCGGCCCGATCGCTTACGGCTTTGGCCTCCAGCACGCCGGCAAGACACCGACGTTGGTCGCTGCCGCCACAGTGATGGTCGTGCTCGGCTTTGTTTGTGCCAAATTCCTGCAGCAGCGGCGGCCCGCCGACGCGGCGGCGCGGCCTGACGTGGAACCGTGAGCGCGAACGCTTAGCCCCGCCCGCGATAAGGCGCGACACCCTGATCTGGAACCCAGAGGCCCTTCGGCAATCGTCCGGTCTGGAAGAACACGTCGATCGGGATGCCGCCACGCGGATACCAGTAGCCGCCGATGCGCAGCCATTTCGGCTTGATCTCGTCCGATATCCGCCGGCCGATCATGACCGTGCAGTCCTCATGGAACGCGCCATGGTTGCGGAAGCTTGCGGCGTAGAGCTTCAGCGACTTGGATTCGAGCAGCCAGCGGCCCGGCGCATAGTCGATCACCAGATGCGCGAAGTCGGGTTGTCCCGTCACCGGGCAGATCGAGGTGAATTCCGGCACGGTGAACCGCACCAGATAATCGGTATCAGCCTGCGGATTGGGGACGCGGTCGAGCTTCGCCTTCTCGGGCGCGTCGGGCCATTCCACCGCGCGGCCCAGTTGCAGGTCGCCTGAGAGCTTCGATTTGCTGGACTTTTTCGCCATTGGGGTGGGTCTCCGTGGCGTTCTCTTAGCCAATGCCGGCGGGGCCGTCACCCGGCCTTTTCGGGTCCGATGCATTGCGCTAGAAGCACCGCCATCCGACCCGACCACTGCCATAAGAGGTTCTCATGACTGCCATCATCGACATCATCGGCCGCGAAATCCTTGATAGCCGCGGCAATCCCACGGTCGAGGTCGACGTCGTGCTCGAGGATGGGTCGATCGGCCGCGCGGCGGTGCCGTCCGGCGCCTCCACCGGTGCGCATGAGGCGGTGGAACTGCGCGATGGCGACAAGTCGCGCTATCTCGGCAAGGGCGTGCAGAAGGCGGTTGAGGCCGTCAATGGTGAGATCTTCGAGGCGCTCAGCGATTGCGCGGTCGAGGACCAGGTTGCGATCGACCAGATCATGATCGATCTCGACGGCACGCCGAACAAGAGCCGGTTGGGCGCCAATGCCATCCTGGGCGTGTCGCTTGCCTGCGCCAAGGCGGCGGCCGAAGCCCATGATATGCCGCTTTACCGCTACGTCGGCGGCACCTCGGCACGGACGCTGCCGGTGCCGATGATGAACATCATCAATGGCGGCGTGCACGCCGACAATCCGATCGACTTTCAGGAGTTCATGATCCTTCCCGTAGGCGCCAGCACCTTCGCCGAAGCGCTGCGCTGTGGCTCGGAAATCTTCCACACGCTGCGCGGCGAACTGAAAAAGGCCGGCCACAACACCAATGTCGGCGACGAGGGTGGTTTCGCGCCGAATCTGCCGACCGCCGATGCCGCGCTCGACTTCATCATGAACGCGATCGGCAAGGCAGGCTACAAGGCGGGCAACGACGTCATGCTCGGCCTCGACTGCGCTTCCACCGAATTCTTCAAGGAGGGGGCTTATGTCTATGGCGGCGAGAACAAGACCCGCTCGCGCTCCGAGCAGGTCAAGTATCTCGCCGATCTCGTCGGCCGCTATCCGATCGTCACCATCGAGGACGGCATGTCCGAGGATGACATGGACGGCTGGAAGGAATTGACCGACGCCATCGGCAAGAAGTGCCAGCTCGTCGGCGACGATCTGTTCGTGACCAACGTGACCCGCCTTGCCGACGGTATCAAGAACGGTCGCGGCAATTCTATCCTGATCAAGGTCAACCAGATTGGCACGCTGACCGAGACGCTGGCCGCGGTCGAGCTCGCCCACAAATACGGCTATACGTCGGTGATGTCGCACCGCTCCGGCGAGACGGAAGACTCCACCATCGCCGACCTCGCGGTCGCCACCAATTGCGGGCAGATCAAGACCGGCTCGCTGGCCCGCTCCGACCGCACCGCCAAGTACAACCAGTTGCTGCGCATCGAGCAGCAGCTCGGCCCGCAGGCGAAATATGCGGGAAGGTCGGCCTTGAAGGCGCT
The DNA window shown above is from Bradyrhizobium sp. ISRA464 and carries:
- the tpiA gene encoding triose-phosphate isomerase produces the protein MTNALRPLIAGNWKMNGLKSSMAEFEAVLAGAGDLAGKADLLVCPPATLVGAFADKARGGKVAVGAQDCHPKPSGAHTGDLSAEMFGDLGAVAIIVGHSERRADHGETDALVRQKAEAAWRAGLTAIVCIGETREQRDAGKTLDICGTQLKGSLPDGSTSANLVVAYEPVWAIGTGLTPTAKDVEDVHRFIRGVLTDRFKGEGEKIRILYGGSVKPSNAAELMAVANVNGALVGGASLKASDFLAIAAGC
- a CDS encoding GNAT family N-acetyltransferase, with protein sequence MSTFAIKPLDDAPPIRSALGELLVETVASGGSVSFMHPLPLDDACAFWRDSLGSAARGERVVLGAFDGEALIGTVTLLLKLPPNQPHRAEIAKMMTRLSHRHRGVATALMRAAEQLAVAHGRTLLVLDTAVEDGAAPLYERLGFQLSGIIPDYALKPHGGLTGTMIYWKRIGDARDPRSSTDKGKAFARGDGKRGQYPARAA
- a CDS encoding XRE family transcriptional regulator gives rise to the protein MDTLVDDLSQRLAQRIRLERDGRGWSLAELAECSGVSKATISKIERAEVSPTAVVLVRLAAAFDLTLAGLMLRAEGQGERLSRATTQAVWRDPETGYLRRQVFSRPDHPVELVRVELPPKQAVTLPASSYAHIRQLVWVLSGSLVITEGGTRHELATGDCLGFGPPADTTFANETNAGCTYVVALARS
- the secG gene encoding preprotein translocase subunit SecG; the protein is MQTVAIVIHLMIVAVLIGAVLLQKSEGGGLGMGGGAGFMSSRGTANLLTRTTAVLAVGFFVTSLFLSWYAGYDRKPSSIIGTGAPAQSQQPATPSAPISTPTSGGILDSLKKADEQQGQHAPAGPQAPRSQ
- a CDS encoding CTP synthase gives rise to the protein MARYIFITGGVVSSLGKGLASAALGALLQARGYKVRLRKLDPYLNLDPGTMSPYQHGEVFVTDDGAETDLDLGHYERFTGRPATKADNITTGRIYQDIISKERRGDYLGATIQVVPHVTNAIKEFVLDGNDGYDFVLVEIGGTVGDIEGLPFFEAIRQLKNELPRDHAVYIHLTLLPYIPSAGELKTKPTQHSVKELRSIGIQPDILLCRTDRQIPKEERRKLGLFCNVRESAVIEARDVDNIYAVPEAYHAAGLDDEVLAAFGITAKVPPALQSWNVINERIRNPEGAVTIAVVGKYTGMKDAYKSLIEALSHGGIANKVKVNLDWIESEVFENEDPAPFLEHVNGILVPGGFGQRGAEGKIRAAQFARERDVPYFGICFGMQMAVIEAARNLVGIEEANSTEFGPTKEPLVGLMTEWLRGNELEKRSQSGDLGGTMRLGAYPAALTRGSRVSQVYGGATEISERHRHRYEVNTAYKNRLEQHGLRFSGMSPDGVLPEIVEYEDHPWFIGVQFHPELKSRPFEPHPLFASFIQAALVQSRLM
- a CDS encoding rRNA adenine N-6-methyltransferase family protein, which codes for MSHDFLSFFTAWMAAPGRVGAIAPSGAALAELITRDITADTGPILELGPGTGAFTYQLLKRGVRQQDLTLVEYGSDFMRLLQLRFPGARVLWMDASRLASERLYRGAPVGAVISGLPLLNMSPRKVISIVSGAFSYLRPGGAFYQFTYGMRCPVPRPILDRLGLRATLVDRALLNVPPAAVYRLTRRPQSRLMAREVTPAANSGATRDEDKRQADRDCITAV
- a CDS encoding HAMP domain-containing sensor histidine kinase; its protein translation is MTEQPDHYCLRSQLSWRLVTLQAGLLAALVVVLIGALCASGVLVVPRDEDHVIAIVQRALARDAQGSLLLRPTAELKELRESTPDLWFLVRDRQGHSLSEGAVPSEFARIGDALDQISQARLGWQMFEDDPRKPPARLKRVNSDAGPVQVLTATQGPMTGARTVLATALAFLVITGLLLMAAATFVATPIVVRRAFAGLDTTADQARQIDFRQRGSRLSADHLPLEVAPLVTAINDALKRLDDGYSRHQRFVADAAHELRTPIAILNTRLESLPSGPEKTRLIEDAARLATLAEQLLDIQRFDQCRNPFVHVDLVAIARNVAADLAPLAIAAGYELSVETDGDRVETLGDRAALERALTNLVQNAIQHGGRRGAITVRVGRPATIDVTDEGNGIPPDQRTLIFDPFYRLAPLDRGAGLGLNMVREIARLHGGDVSVLDGPTGGACFRLTLPQAPNTK
- a CDS encoding response regulator transcription factor; translation: MRILLVEDEAEMAAALSQALKGYDMVVDHVPTLAEAEEAISADVHGAVLLDRQLPDGDGLALIPKLRARADGVLTARGDLADRVAGLDSGADDYLAKPFAVEELLARLRAVLRRPASLQLDVIRAGRVAFDTSHREVSVGGRPLELPRRELLVLEALLRRMGRTVLRPALEEAVYNFDDAIQSNALDTHVSRLRRKLADADAGVEIHSIRGVGYLLKQTS
- a CDS encoding NIPSNAP family protein, whose amino-acid sequence is MIYETRVYRCLPGRLPALLKRFETITLKLWDKHGIRQAGFFTTLVGESNQELTYLLAWESLAEREKKWTAFQNDPEWITARAKTEEDGQIVLNIVNQLLVPTSFSAVK
- a CDS encoding PAAR domain-containing protein, yielding MRILLLTAATVAFSTVSGLAFAQSSSQPGVVTSGAAGVTINGKPAARSGDTASYGGPLVEGAPNVLINGKPAVVIGDRTHCGGKATSGSHGVFINGKPMVREGDQTSGCAN
- the kdsA gene encoding 3-deoxy-8-phosphooctulonate synthase; the protein is MTNQVSAQAAARVVAVGSVQFGNALPLQIIAGPCQLESRAHALEVAAALKEIAARLKIGLVYKTSFDKANRTSASAARGIGLAQALPIFAEIRASLGLPVLTDVHEPGQCAEVAQAVDVLQIPAFLCRQTDLLLAAAGTGKVVNVKKGQFLAPWDMANVVAKITAAGNANVLVTERGASFGYNTLVSDMRALPILARTTGAPVIFDATHSVQQPGGKGTSSGGEREFVPVLARAAVAVGVAGVFIETHPDPDHAPSDGPNMVPLRDFESLVRRLMAFDALAKSTA